One window from the genome of Leptospira ryugenii encodes:
- a CDS encoding CDP-alcohol phosphatidyltransferase family protein → MKKKLAWIPNTLTLGNLTLGFVSMLIASEVGLTQKDPHDLFILSGVFIILAALFDGFDGMAARALDATTELGADLDSLADLTTFGIAPGFLTYKMFLDEYKMDLFGKPEFFPIGMLIAALFPICAAYRLARFNVVHDPTYFQGLPSPVAGVVVGTFPLVFRPDQVPLPLVIGFFICTALLMVSTIRYSKPQVAIRGRFSWKKMAIVFIGLAVLLVVVSLYRWPYFLYGAVGFYVFSGIVSFIIHTIEELRV, encoded by the coding sequence ATGAAAAAGAAATTAGCCTGGATTCCCAACACACTTACCTTAGGAAACTTAACATTGGGTTTTGTTTCCATGTTGATCGCCTCGGAGGTTGGTCTTACCCAAAAAGATCCACATGATTTGTTTATTCTCTCTGGAGTGTTCATCATATTGGCAGCACTCTTTGATGGTTTCGACGGAATGGCCGCAAGGGCCTTGGACGCCACGACAGAGTTAGGTGCTGATTTGGATAGTTTAGCAGACTTAACCACTTTTGGAATTGCTCCCGGGTTTTTAACGTATAAGATGTTTCTAGACGAATACAAAATGGATCTCTTCGGAAAGCCTGAGTTTTTTCCCATTGGTATGCTGATTGCTGCTCTCTTTCCGATTTGTGCTGCCTATCGATTGGCGCGTTTCAATGTTGTACATGATCCAACGTACTTCCAAGGTTTGCCTTCGCCAGTCGCAGGTGTAGTCGTAGGAACCTTTCCCCTCGTCTTTCGCCCGGACCAAGTGCCTCTACCTTTGGTCATTGGTTTTTTTATTTGCACAGCTCTCCTGATGGTTTCGACCATTCGTTATTCCAAACCTCAAGTTGCTATCCGCGGGAGGTTTAGTTGGAAAAAGATGGCCATTGTATTTATTGGCTTAGCTGTGCTTCTGGTTGTGGTCAGTCTATACCGCTGGCCATACTTTTTGTATGGGGCAGTTGGCTTCTATGTCTTTTCGGGAATCGTATCTTTTATCATCCATACGATAGAGGAACTGAGAGTTTAA
- a CDS encoding LA_1448 family UV-C exposure upregulated protein has product MRLKQLWLLFFILLSFTFSCIAEKDLVSEADLSRALERFAETRIQTGLMTDPKKTVPTDKELFEEACSVYRLPIAEAKSLLLNKNPKLYHSIYGN; this is encoded by the coding sequence ATGCGATTAAAGCAACTCTGGCTCTTGTTTTTCATCCTACTCAGTTTCACTTTCTCATGCATTGCTGAAAAAGATCTTGTGTCGGAGGCTGATTTGTCTCGGGCATTGGAACGATTTGCGGAGACTCGTATCCAAACAGGTTTGATGACAGATCCCAAAAAGACTGTGCCTACAGACAAAGAGTTGTTTGAAGAGGCTTGTAGTGTATATCGGTTGCCGATTGCAGAGGCCAAATCTTTACTCCTCAACAAAAATCCAAAACTATACCACTCCATTTACGGAAACTAA
- the glpK gene encoding glycerol kinase GlpK, with protein MANKGYIIGIDAGTTGIRTFCFNDKGKVISSAYEEFKQYYPKPGWVEHDAEEIWSKTQKLIGKAIRSGKLNPKDAVTIGITNQRETSVVWDRKTGKPIYKAIVWQCRRTSDICKNLKEQSLEGTFRNKTGLVVDAYFSGTKIQWILDNVKGAREKAEKNELMFGTIDTWLLYKLTGHKEHKTDHTNASRTLLFNIQSKEWDDELCKILRVPKSILPETFNSKNLFGFTSMVKTLPDGIPISSLVGDQQGALFGQLCTEPGEAKNTYGTGCFFLFNVGEEFRISNQGLITTLALGPEGKTVYCLEGSVFIGGAVVQFLRDNLEFFHASKDSEKLVKSIKEKDDIVFVPAFAGLGAPHWDQEARGAIFGLSRDTSAAQITRAALKAIALQSYELAHAMEKETGKALKFLRVDGGATSNAWLMQFQADILGTKVIRPSNVDTTVLGAAYLAGLERGFFKSVEALKKLETKNTEFTPKMKDKERNEEIRKWNWAINRVKTNS; from the coding sequence ATGGCGAATAAAGGATACATCATTGGTATAGATGCAGGTACGACTGGAATTAGAACTTTCTGTTTCAATGATAAGGGAAAGGTAATCTCATCTGCCTATGAAGAATTCAAACAATACTATCCTAAGCCTGGTTGGGTGGAACATGATGCAGAAGAAATCTGGTCAAAGACACAGAAACTAATCGGTAAAGCGATTCGGTCTGGAAAACTAAACCCAAAGGATGCCGTCACCATTGGGATTACCAACCAAAGAGAAACCTCAGTTGTTTGGGACCGAAAGACAGGAAAACCCATTTACAAAGCAATTGTTTGGCAATGCCGAAGGACTTCTGATATATGCAAAAATTTGAAAGAACAAAGTTTGGAAGGAACGTTTCGCAACAAAACAGGCTTGGTTGTTGACGCTTATTTCTCTGGAACAAAAATCCAATGGATTTTGGACAATGTGAAGGGCGCTCGTGAAAAGGCGGAAAAAAATGAGCTAATGTTCGGAACCATAGATACATGGCTTTTGTACAAACTAACTGGGCATAAAGAACATAAAACAGATCATACAAATGCATCTCGAACTCTTCTCTTTAATATCCAATCCAAAGAATGGGATGATGAATTATGTAAAATCTTACGAGTTCCCAAGTCCATCTTACCTGAGACATTCAACTCTAAGAATTTGTTTGGTTTCACTTCCATGGTTAAAACCTTACCAGATGGTATTCCGATTTCTTCCTTGGTTGGAGACCAACAGGGAGCCTTGTTCGGTCAGTTATGTACTGAGCCCGGAGAAGCAAAGAATACATATGGAACGGGCTGTTTCTTTCTCTTCAATGTAGGTGAAGAATTCCGTATTTCAAATCAAGGTTTGATTACAACTTTGGCTTTAGGCCCAGAAGGCAAAACAGTCTATTGTTTGGAGGGAAGTGTCTTTATCGGCGGGGCTGTAGTTCAATTTTTGCGCGACAATTTAGAGTTTTTCCATGCCTCAAAAGACTCTGAAAAATTAGTGAAGTCTATCAAAGAAAAGGATGATATTGTTTTTGTTCCCGCCTTTGCAGGATTAGGTGCACCCCATTGGGACCAAGAAGCCCGTGGCGCTATTTTTGGGTTATCAAGAGATACGAGCGCAGCGCAAATTACAAGAGCCGCCTTAAAAGCAATTGCACTCCAATCATACGAATTGGCTCATGCGATGGAGAAGGAGACAGGAAAGGCCTTAAAATTTTTGAGAGTGGATGGTGGTGCCACATCAAATGCATGGCTAATGCAGTTCCAAGCAGACATTTTAGGCACAAAAGTGATTAGACCTTCTAACGTAGATACAACTGTGTTAGGTGCTGCTTATCTCGCTGGACTTGAAAGAGGTTTTTTCAAAAGCGTCGAAGCACTTAAAAAATTGGAAACAAAGAACACTGAATTCACTCCCAAAATGAAAGACAAAGAGAGAAACGAAGAGATTCGGAAGTGGAATTGGGCCATAAACCGTGTGAAGACAAATTCTTAA
- a CDS encoding STAS domain-containing protein, with product MFELKVKASADSATIHFIGSLSIRDTPTLRSELSRLKDNGIKYIVFDFKELNFLDSSGIGVLLHTYNWAKEREGSVKIIHMSKEVKSIFTISNLLDLFSVET from the coding sequence ATGTTCGAACTTAAGGTGAAAGCCAGTGCTGATAGCGCTACAATTCATTTTATTGGTAGTCTATCGATTCGGGATACACCAACGTTACGTTCGGAACTCAGTCGATTAAAGGATAATGGCATCAAATACATTGTCTTTGATTTCAAAGAACTCAACTTCCTAGACTCATCAGGCATTGGAGTGCTACTACATACCTATAATTGGGCCAAGGAAAGGGAAGGCTCAGTGAAGATTATCCATATGTCAAAAGAGGTAAAGTCCATCTTTACCATTTCAAACTTACTCGACCTCTTTTCTGTAGAAACTTAA
- the tsaD gene encoding tRNA (adenosine(37)-N6)-threonylcarbamoyltransferase complex transferase subunit TsaD, translating into MLGLGIESSCDETSLAIIQDGKEVRSFVIYSQIADHAEYRGVVPELASRAHLEKINPLLETALREANIQISDLSYVSVSSHPGLMGSLLIGAQLARCIALTHQIPIVAVNHLEAHFAVIRLEEELPNFPLLAVLLSGGNSSIYLYHDFGKMEKIADTMDDALGEAFDKVSAILNLPYPGGPPVERLAKEYAETQEKEVASFFPKLLKDAPSDSLDFSFSGLKTAVMYHVQRQQLEIDARKICYDFQNSAFELVLRNVKKAVKKTGIRNIAFAGGVLANGTLRNEIETISKRESWRVFYPKKKIYCTDNGAMVACLGYYLFQKGHRSPIDFLVSPKPKIEAKL; encoded by the coding sequence ATGTTAGGATTGGGGATTGAATCTAGTTGCGATGAAACTTCCTTAGCCATCATCCAAGATGGAAAGGAAGTCCGGTCCTTTGTGATATATAGCCAAATCGCTGACCATGCGGAATACCGCGGAGTAGTGCCGGAGCTTGCCTCCAGAGCTCATCTGGAAAAGATCAATCCATTATTGGAGACGGCACTCAGAGAGGCAAATATTCAGATTTCAGACCTCAGCTACGTTTCCGTTAGTTCTCACCCAGGGCTTATGGGTTCTCTTCTCATCGGGGCCCAATTAGCACGTTGTATAGCCCTCACTCACCAAATTCCGATCGTTGCTGTGAACCATTTAGAAGCACATTTTGCTGTGATTCGTTTAGAAGAGGAGTTGCCCAACTTTCCTTTGTTAGCTGTTCTTCTCTCTGGCGGAAACTCTTCCATTTATTTATACCATGACTTCGGAAAGATGGAAAAAATTGCAGATACTATGGATGACGCTTTAGGCGAGGCCTTTGACAAAGTGAGTGCTATCTTAAACCTGCCTTATCCTGGGGGACCGCCTGTGGAGAGGCTTGCTAAAGAGTATGCGGAAACGCAAGAAAAAGAAGTAGCCTCCTTTTTCCCAAAACTTTTAAAAGATGCCCCCAGTGACAGTTTAGACTTTTCCTTTTCGGGCCTTAAAACAGCTGTGATGTACCATGTACAAAGACAGCAGTTAGAGATAGATGCGAGGAAAATCTGTTACGACTTCCAAAACTCAGCCTTTGAACTCGTGTTGAGAAATGTAAAAAAAGCGGTCAAAAAAACAGGGATTCGGAACATTGCCTTTGCAGGTGGAGTACTCGCAAATGGAACACTTCGTAACGAGATTGAAACCATTTCGAAACGAGAATCCTGGAGAGTTTTCTATCCAAAGAAAAAAATTTACTGCACAGACAACGGAGCTATGGTAGCTTGCTTAGGATACTATCTTTTCCAAAAGGGGCATCGATCCCCGATCGACTTCCTTGTATCCCCAAAACCAAAAATTGAAGCAAAATTATGA
- a CDS encoding MBL fold metallo-hydrolase, whose translation MKIKFWGVRGSIGSPIRPESVKQKIQKLLSLVRPTDIQNEEGIRKFLDSLSFSASSTYGGNTTCVEIRDKENNLIIIDGGTGLRELGNQMMAQGFGKNGESAFWIMTHTHWDHIQGIPFFVPLFIPSNQFHFYSSVEDLQDRLKHQFVFTHFPVSFDHYAAQKTFTFIPEGQEFSLGPNVTAYSKAVRHPGGSFSYRFTEAGKSVIFASDAEFNLDEMENIDTYIDYFRDADILVFDTQYTFEESLQKIDWGHSSASMATDIALRAKVKKLVMFHHDPSYDDEKLDLVYLRALKYKEMFDPHGKLEIIMAHENLELEI comes from the coding sequence ATGAAAATCAAATTTTGGGGAGTACGAGGTTCAATAGGTTCCCCGATCCGGCCAGAAAGCGTTAAACAAAAAATACAAAAGTTGCTTTCACTTGTTCGCCCTACGGACATACAAAATGAGGAGGGCATTAGGAAATTTTTAGACTCCCTCAGCTTCTCTGCCTCATCCACTTACGGCGGTAATACGACCTGTGTCGAGATCCGAGATAAAGAAAACAATTTGATTATCATTGATGGTGGCACTGGCCTACGGGAGTTAGGAAACCAGATGATGGCACAAGGCTTTGGCAAAAATGGTGAAAGTGCATTTTGGATCATGACTCATACACATTGGGATCATATCCAAGGGATTCCCTTTTTTGTTCCTCTTTTCATTCCATCCAACCAGTTTCATTTTTATTCTTCAGTTGAAGACCTACAGGATAGATTAAAACACCAATTTGTCTTCACACATTTCCCAGTATCCTTTGATCATTATGCTGCTCAAAAAACATTTACATTTATACCAGAAGGTCAGGAATTTTCGCTAGGCCCAAATGTAACGGCTTATAGCAAAGCTGTCCGGCATCCAGGTGGAAGTTTTTCTTATCGTTTTACCGAAGCAGGTAAATCAGTGATCTTTGCATCTGACGCAGAGTTTAACTTGGATGAGATGGAAAATATTGATACCTATATAGATTACTTTAGGGATGCGGATATTCTGGTATTTGATACTCAGTATACTTTTGAAGAGTCATTGCAGAAAATAGACTGGGGTCATAGTTCTGCATCGATGGCGACAGACATTGCCTTGCGAGCAAAGGTCAAAAAGTTAGTCATGTTCCATCACGATCCATCATACGACGATGAGAAATTAGATCTTGTTTACCTTCGCGCATTGAAGTACAAAGAAATGTTTGATCCACATGGAAAATTAGAAATCATTATGGCTCACGAAAACTTAGAATTGGAGATTTAG
- a CDS encoding S41 family peptidase has product MKNKERLLWLSLVFILISFIFFGSLPRVKAISTTGEAYLQVFHEVLGFVESDFVEPADEKKLYVGAIQGALQSLGDPHTRFLDSDEFLELQNETKGSFGGIGVEVSFQDGAFIIVAPLEGTPAWKAGLLPQDRIIEINGKSTKNVSMADSINMMRGEVGSSLSMKIERKGVKDPFTVSMIRELIKIQYIRSSYLPQTKTGYIKLAQFMGRENTAKQFEDSIKKLIESGAKNLVIDLRMNPGGLVDLSVELADLFLPANQEILSVRGRGGVLVKTFRSDKQGAKFLDIPLAILLNGGSASASEILAGALQDHKRAKVVGTQSFGKGSVQSIFPLSHKTGVAITIQKYFTPSGKSIHGKGITPDVLVNPISANDDEKFAFEKLQKRGKLRTFFNAHSDYNDETVLEFQNLLKEEKLTISDSVIRLFLFNELRSTQSTQAPNTELDLQLKEAIRILNL; this is encoded by the coding sequence ATGAAGAACAAAGAACGACTGTTATGGCTTAGCCTCGTATTTATTTTAATCTCATTTATTTTTTTTGGTTCACTTCCTCGTGTGAAGGCCATTTCCACAACGGGCGAGGCTTACTTACAAGTGTTTCATGAAGTGCTCGGATTTGTTGAAAGTGACTTTGTAGAGCCTGCAGACGAAAAAAAATTATATGTTGGCGCCATACAGGGAGCCTTACAGAGTTTAGGTGATCCTCATACAAGATTTTTAGATTCTGATGAATTCCTCGAGTTGCAAAATGAAACAAAGGGTTCTTTTGGTGGCATAGGTGTGGAAGTTAGCTTTCAAGATGGAGCCTTTATCATTGTGGCACCCTTAGAGGGCACACCTGCTTGGAAGGCAGGACTCTTGCCGCAAGATAGAATAATAGAAATCAATGGAAAATCTACGAAGAATGTTTCCATGGCAGATTCCATCAATATGATGCGAGGAGAGGTAGGTTCTTCCTTAAGTATGAAGATCGAAAGGAAAGGTGTCAAGGATCCATTCACTGTAAGTATGATCCGCGAGTTAATCAAGATCCAATATATTCGTTCATCCTATTTACCTCAAACAAAAACAGGTTATATAAAACTCGCTCAATTTATGGGTAGGGAAAATACAGCCAAACAATTTGAGGATAGTATTAAAAAGTTAATCGAGAGTGGCGCAAAAAACTTAGTCATTGATCTGCGTATGAATCCTGGTGGACTTGTTGATCTCTCGGTAGAATTGGCTGATTTATTTTTGCCAGCAAACCAAGAAATACTTTCTGTTCGAGGAAGAGGAGGTGTCCTTGTCAAAACCTTTCGTTCCGATAAACAGGGTGCAAAATTTTTAGATATTCCACTAGCTATTTTGTTAAACGGTGGCTCAGCAAGTGCTTCGGAAATTTTGGCAGGTGCCTTGCAAGACCATAAACGAGCAAAAGTTGTGGGCACTCAAAGCTTCGGAAAAGGCTCGGTCCAATCCATCTTTCCTCTTTCTCACAAAACAGGAGTTGCCATTACCATACAAAAGTATTTTACTCCTTCTGGAAAGTCGATCCATGGGAAGGGCATCACACCTGATGTATTGGTAAACCCAATATCCGCAAATGATGACGAGAAATTTGCTTTCGAGAAACTGCAGAAACGTGGGAAACTTCGTACTTTTTTTAATGCTCATAGCGATTACAACGATGAGACCGTTCTAGAATTCCAAAATCTTTTGAAGGAAGAGAAACTTACCATTTCTGATTCGGTCATTCGATTATTCTTATTTAATGAATTGCGAAGCACTCAATCGACACAAGCTCCCAATACCGAACTAGACCTACAACTAAAGGAAGCGATCCGCATACTGAATCTATAA
- the lexA gene encoding transcriptional repressor LexA: MKDLTEKQEQVLLFITESVREKGFPPTIREIGDQFGITAKGAYDHLKAIEKKGYIRTSKNQSRAIELLKGTQDEALLVRASGIPLLGQVAAGSPILAEENIEEYLAVPDDLASKPGTFALRVKGDSMVEAGISDGDIAIIQKKDTAKNGEIVVALLDNEATLKVFYKEADHIRLEPRNSKLKPIKTKKASIVGKLIGLYRIY; this comes from the coding sequence ATGAAGGATTTAACAGAAAAGCAGGAGCAGGTTCTCCTGTTTATCACCGAGTCAGTTCGAGAAAAAGGATTTCCACCTACCATCCGAGAGATTGGTGACCAGTTCGGAATTACTGCAAAGGGTGCTTATGACCACCTCAAGGCTATCGAAAAGAAAGGCTATATCCGTACCTCTAAAAACCAAAGCCGAGCCATTGAATTATTGAAAGGCACACAAGATGAGGCTCTTCTTGTGCGTGCATCTGGCATCCCCCTTCTCGGGCAAGTGGCCGCCGGTTCTCCCATCCTCGCAGAAGAAAACATAGAAGAGTACCTTGCGGTGCCTGATGATTTAGCGAGTAAACCAGGAACCTTTGCCCTAAGGGTCAAAGGGGATTCTATGGTGGAAGCAGGCATTAGCGATGGAGATATCGCCATCATACAAAAAAAAGACACAGCCAAAAATGGTGAGATCGTAGTCGCACTCTTAGATAACGAAGCTACTTTGAAGGTTTTCTACAAAGAGGCTGACCACATCCGCCTTGAGCCGAGAAATTCCAAATTGAAGCCCATCAAAACAAAAAAAGCAAGCATCGTCGGAAAACTGATCGGCCTCTACCGAATTTACTGA